In the Sorghum bicolor cultivar BTx623 chromosome 4, Sorghum_bicolor_NCBIv3, whole genome shotgun sequence genome, AACCAAAAAAACTAAGCTAGAGACATAAAAAAACGATGTACATCTAAGAAAGTCAAAATATCTTATGATTTGAGAAGAAGAGACTACCTAGAAGCCCTTGTGCACTATTTATCAAGGAGGCATAGGCTTCTCTAAAAAGACTATATTAAGACTCAAACCGTAGCCACAAAATTATCGGAAAGCCTAGTCAATAGTACTCTAGGAGCACCAGACAATATGACAAGATTGTATCCAAGCCGTCTCTGCTAGATGTTTTCCTATGATCAAATATAAAGTGTCTCTAGAGATCGATGATCTAGATCCCAGCTACCTCTATAAAttgatttttaaaatttttaagtCAGGCAAATAAATAGCAAAATAATGTGCTGTCTCTAAATCATTTTTCAGAATTTGCAAACAGGGACAAGTAATAGCAAAAGTGTTTATTTAAAAATTGCTCACCGGCCAACACCGTACCCCCATGGCCACAAGGGTTGGAACTCACAACAAGAATATTATGCCTTGCACGTTCCTTCCTTAATCATGTGCCTCAAAATCACTTATGACTAAAtagttgctacattattcttttattcatatgagtATTGTAATGCATATTTGagactctaaataaatttaaattaaatatttttgaaCTGAAAATTTTAGATATTTTTTAAGTACTATACATTTTGGTTTTGATCACTTCTATATCTTAGGCCATTTGATACACATGGGTAGTACAAATTAGCTGAGGTTGACTAGCTAGTTGGTTAATAACTAGTTAAAGACTTTGATAAAAAATTAATATACATATCAGACCTCCTGTTTGGATGCAGTAGAGCTAAGTTTTAGCTAGCTAACAATTAGCCCTTGTATTATCCAAAAATGCCTTTTAGTCGAGGTGTCTTGCGCACATATGACCAAGGATGTTTCTTGTAGGTGCATAAGTGGCGATCTAATTTATCACTATATTTTATGATGATTTCAAGGAATACTCTTGTGCCACTGACTCGTACAAGTAAAATTGTTACTTTTTTTATTTGTTATTTGTCTTTGTGTTATAACATATTAATTTTTTGTCTTTGTCTGCCTATAAAAATAATtgttaattattaattgtctttATGCCAACACAAATCAGATTTTTTTCGGATTTGCAGTTTTTTCGGTACCGAAGATTGCAGACTCATTTACAGAagtggcaatgaatgactataatTTTAGTATAAAATATATGCAATAACCGTCAACTAAAAGAAAACTAAAATTCAGGCACCTAAAATTTAACGAATACCCTAATTTATTGATAGTCACTAAAATGTGATAGTCTCCAATTCACTTTATGCCTCGCAAGTACTTTTTCAACCCAGGAGGAAAATATCTTGTATATAGATATCGCCACCATTAATAGAGATCATGAAAGGCGAAGGCCGAAGGGAAACAAATTGAGTTATTATTTTCTTTCACACCCGAAATTGAAATTTGCTTGCACCTATGACCAACGATATGGGCAGGTATCATCAGGTAGCCAAAAAGGTAAAAATGAAGAAAGGGTACACGCCCAGCAATGTCCATCGAAAATCTATGAACTCAGGGGACACTCAACTGTACAACCCAACTCTTTTGCATAATTAGCATTCCTAGATGTCATATATTTTAATACATAGATTTTATATGACCACCGTACAACTCTGATAACCAACAACAACAAATCATTGTTCACCCTTACAACCATATGCAAAACTTCAAACAGTTTCAGTAAGGGACGGGGATACGAACAGATGGCGGACCAGATCTCATGTCCTCAAGAATAAGGTCATAAAGCGCTTGAGCTATCGGGCCTTCTTGTCCTGTGAAGAAACGAGAAAAACAATTAGCATTAAAGATAAAAAAACAATTAGCATTAAATACTTGATATACACAGTCCCTCCAAAAAAGAACAAAAGTTTGTATTTGCTCTATGGAGTGGCAGTAAGCCAGCAACAAGTTAAAAGCCTATTAACCATTCTTGTACTCAATCTTACTACCAATGTTTCTTGCTCCTATTAAAACAAAATCATCAACCATGTCATCTCCAACACATTCATTGAAATGGGTACGTAGGAGATAAATCACTGGTGAGTAGATCGTTTGATGTAAACCGTTATAACCCGGAGTCCCGGACCCACAGGAACAGAAGCTTTTCTTTTTCTCCTATTAATTTGCAAACTCCCCTAGAATTAGGTCAAATCTTTCTAACATCAACTTCATACAACATATAGCAGAACTTAATTTTATCAGGCTTCCTATTCACCATTTATTGTTGAAATGCAATATGGAATAAGCATGCAAAATTGTTCTTACCAGAACCAATTATCTGATCATCCCACTGAACAACAGGTTTTACAAGAATGCCACTACCGATGAGCATCATCTCATCGGCCATCTTCCCTTCCTGAACACTCACATTCCTTGATATTACCCTGCTGAGCTTTCCATGAGCTACTAGATGCTCAGCGAGGGTCAGAACCCGTCTTGCTGTGCACCCACTCAGGATCTTGTCAAAACAAGGCATGAGAAGCTCCTTGCTCTTTGTCACAAAGCCAACATTCATGTTAGAACCCTCTGCAACGAAACCCTCATCATCTAGCCAAATGCCAGAAAATGCACCATTCTCTTCACCTTCCACCTTGGTGAGTGCATTGGGCAAGTAATTCACACTTTTCATGACTGCAAATTGAGGAGACTTTATCGGTATAGATGATGTGACCACTTTGCAGCAGGATGGTACTTGTAAGGATGGACTTTCAATAACAACAGCATAGAGGGCTGGGTTTGCACAGCCAGATGAAGATAACTGGAAGTCTCCAGGTCCGACAGACAACCAGTATCTGAGTGATCCTTGGGTGCAATTTGATGCACTCACAGTTTGAATAAGtatgcttctaattgttgagcGATCAAAAGGTAATGGTATTTTGGCCATCAATGCAGACCTCAGGAAGCGGTCAAGGTGTTGTTCTAACTCATAGAGGTGACTGCCAGTAATATGTCAATGTAGAAAATAAGATGATAGGAACGTCGCTCAATCAGAAATTCAAAGAAATATGTCTATAAAGGGACATttatttcttattttcttcccAAGTTCAGTAGTTCACATTCacacaagaaaaatattatgaGGAAACTTTTAAATAGATGAGTTTTATAACTGCTATTCTATTTGCAATTAATATGTAGTTCATATTTATATTATAGAAGAGCTCACCCATCCATAATAGCAGCAGTATCAAAAACCCCATGACCTCTATGAACCATGTGATCATCAATTGGTATGACCATTGCAGAAGGGCCTGTTGTAATTCCACCAAAAATACTAGAGTACATGGCCATGTAATTTTGATTCCTAGCCCCAGACGCATGGAATGTATCGAGCCTTTCAGCGACCTTGAGGGAGTAGTTATGGAATTAGAGTCGAAGTAGTATATCAGTTCACAGCACAATCAAGAGAATAAACTACATAAATTAATCATGTAACTAAGACCTTGTACACAATCATAGAACCAATTTTCCCTTACTGGTAATACCCATGGCCAACTTGCATGGATATATAAAAACTAAATGTTGTAATCATTCTTCCAGCGTGGATGGAGATGAAGGTACAACAACAGACGAGTTGTTTCAAAGGAATTCATTCATACATCTACAGTGGAACTTTAGATGCAGTCATGCAGAGTTAGTGTTTTCCATTACTATTCATAACAATTGTTCTAAAAAACTACACATGAAAGGAACATGGTTTTTCAACGATGGATATATGATGTACAATTGTGTATTGATTGCTCAAGAATTAATCAAGAAGAGAGCATAATAAGGACCAATAATATAATCTCTCAAAAGAGAAAGAGCATCCAACCACTGTCTTATAAATGTTACCAATGATGTAAATTGAACTTGTGCCACCAGAGATACAAAAGACAAGAAAGTCCACCTCAGAGAAAGACAAGACAGGAACTTCGTTTGCATTGGCAATTGTTCCAGTCGATGCTGCATGGCAAAGATGCTCTTTAGTTCCAGGAAAAATATTGTAATGAGGTTTGAATCGTAAGACATGTCGTTCTTAGGAATTGAAACACATTTTGCTTCATAATGTATTTCTGTCTAATGTCTCTACCCGCAGGCTGGCACTCTCCTTCCTTGTACCCTTAgttacagaaaaaaaaaagattataGAGAAAGAAAAGCAACTGCCTAGTCCACATAAATAAAATGTTGAGCACCCAATTTTATCAGAGTTTTTCTGTTCTTTTTTAATCTGGAAAGGACTTCAGGTCAACACTAAAGaactttttccaaaacaaaaagaaaCAGCTAAAGTCGTTGTCATTCCAGAATTATCTAAACGAATCTAAAATTTAGAAGCAACCTTTTGCAGAAGATATGCAAAGGTGGATGACGGATACAATCTTGAGactaattttttgcaaaattgccCAACCA is a window encoding:
- the LOC8059092 gene encoding D-amino-acid transaminase, chloroplastic, yielding MAHLPASPAAAVSTGHRVSPSPRSCPSLPQLKTTVLSSTGAAAGPRPSRPWRGLAATGSDKAASTGTIANANEVPVLSFSEVAERLDTFHASGARNQNYMAMYSSIFGGITTGPSAMVIPIDDHMVHRGHGVFDTAAIMDGHLYELEQHLDRFLRSALMAKIPLPFDRSTIRSILIQTVSASNCTQGSLRYWLSVGPGDFQLSSSGCANPALYAVVIESPSLQVPSCCKVVTSSIPIKSPQFAVMKSVNYLPNALTKVEGEENGAFSGIWLDDEGFVAEGSNMNVGFVTKSKELLMPCFDKILSGCTARRVLTLAEHLVAHGKLSRVISRNVSVQEGKMADEMMLIGSGILVKPVVQWDDQIIGSGQEGPIAQALYDLILEDMRSGPPSVRIPVPY